One Brassica napus cultivar Da-Ae unplaced genomic scaffold, Da-Ae ScsIHWf_1075;HRSCAF=1531, whole genome shotgun sequence DNA segment encodes these proteins:
- the LOC106373727 gene encoding uncharacterized aarF domain-containing protein kinase 2-like, whose amino-acid sequence MTLLSRFLVTKVVTRYTQSLYSNQKHGTSLKVSLVLPQFRNSSNGYHSLSLLPYAKGRSFGHSLLSRSYVVKQRAQFSLKWLLNRYSTHQWNLPRISMVAQAFCLSVSRSHLLVPGVLALTCRKVAYAQRPAPTPPVLIRSPQQFSLYRNAVNIPVVISTLFLSAVKSVAILGRALYLAVLLSPNLVMALLEFSCGPRFRKLRHEVLHRTLEKAGPAFIKFGQWIATRPDLFSKDLCLQLSKLHSNAPEHSFEFTKRTIERAFGRKLSDIFEEFDEAPVASGSIAQVHRATLKFQYPGQKVKSSEVAVKVRHPCVEETMTRDFVIIKMAAKLTTFVPGLNWLRLDECVQQFSLYMLSQVDLSREASHLSRFIYNFRGWKDVSFPKPVFPLVHPSVLVESFEHGESVARYVDGPEGHEWLKSKVAHIGTNALLKMLLVDNFVHADMHPGNILVRKNGAKRGLFRSKKPHIIFLDVGMTAELSKTDRDNLLGFFKAVARRDGRTAAERTLKLSKQQKCPNPQAFVEEVEEAFRFWGTAEGESVHPADCMHELFEKMRNHRVNIDGNVSTVMFTTLVLEGWQRKLDPGYDIMQTLQKMLLKTDWMKSLSYTVDGLMAP is encoded by the exons ATGACTCTCCTCTCTAG ATTCTTGGTCACCAAAGTGGTTACCAGATACACACAATCTCTCTACTCTAACCAGAAACATGGAACATCTCTCAAGGTTTCTCTAGTTTTGCCTCAGTTCAGAAATTCGAGTAATGGGTATCATTCATTGTCCCTTCTCCCTTACGCTAAAGGAAGATCTTTCGGTCATAGTCTTCTCTCACGAAGCTATGTAGTCAAGCAACGTGCTCAATTCTCTTTGAAATGGCTTCTTAATAGATACTCTACCCACCAGTGGAACTTACCTAGGATAAGCATGGTCGCTCAAGCCTTTTGCTTGTCTGTATCCCGTTCGCACTTGTTAGTACCTGGCGTGTTAGCTCTCACTTGTAGGAAAGTCGCATATGCGCAAAGGCCCGCTCCAACTCCTCCTGTTTTAATACGGTCTCCGCAGCAGTTTTCTCTTTACAGGAACGCGGTTAACATCCCTGTGGTTATCTCTACTTTGTTTCTTTCCGCGGTGAAAAGTGTGGCTATCCTCGGGAGAGCTCTTTACTTAGCTGTCCTGCTTTCTCCTAATCTCGTAATGGCTTTGTTGGAGTTTTCATGCGGGCCACGGTTCAGAAAGTTGCGGCATGAGGTCCTCCATCGAACTCTGGAGAAAGCTGGTCCTGCGTTTATCAAGTTCGGCCAATGGATCGCCACGAGACCTGATCTGTTCTCTAAGGATCTGTGTTTGCAGCTCTCCAAGCTTCACAGTAACGCCCCTGAGCACAGCTTTGAGTTCACCAAAAGAACCATCGAGAGAGCGTTTGGTCGTAAGCTCTCTGATATCTTCGAGGAGTTTGATGAGGCGCCAGTGGCTTCCGGGAGCATAGCTCAAGTCCATAGAGCCACCTTGAAGTTTCAGTATCCAGGACAAAAGGTGAAGTCCTCCGAAGTTGCTGTTAAAGTCAGACATCCTTGCGTTGAGGAGACGATGACGAGAGACTTTGTGATAATCAAAATGGCGGCAAAGCTAACTACTTTCGTCCCGGGTCTGAACTGGCTTAGGTTGGATGAGTGCGTGCAGCAGTTTAGCCTCTACATGTTGTCTCAGGTTGATCTCTCGAGGGAAGCTTCTCATTTGAGTCGGTTTATATACAACTTCCGTGGATGGAAAGATGTCTCTTTCCCTAAGCCTGTGTTTCCCCTTGTGCATCCCTCCGTTCTGGTTGAGTCATTCGAGCACGGAGAGAGCGTGGCTCGTTACGTGGATGGACCAGAAGGACATGAATGGCTCAAGTCAAAAGTAGCTCATATCGGAACTAATGCTCTCTTGAAGATGCTCCTG gtggaCAACTTCGTTCATGCTGATATGCATCCCGGGAACATTCTTGTCAGGAAGAACGGTGCTAAAAGAGGTCTGTTCAGATCGAAGAAGCCACACATTATTTTCCTTGATGTAGGGATGACTGCAGAGCTCTCGAAAACGGACAGAGACAACCTACTCGGTTTTTTCAAGGCGGTTGCACGTAGAGATGGTCGGACTGCCGCTGAACGGACACTTAAGTTATCTAAACAACAGAAGTGTCCTAACCCACAGGCCTTTGTCGAG GAAGTAGAAGAAGCGTTTAGATTCTGGGGAACAGCAGAAGGAGAATCAGTTCATCCAGCAGATTGTATGCACGAGTTATTCGAGAAAATGAGAAATCATAGAGTTAATATTGATGGCAATGTCTCCACCGTGATGTTTACAACATTAGTCCTCGAG GGATGGCAACGGAAGCTGGATCCGGGATATGATATAATGCAAACGCTACAGAAAATGCTGCTGAAAACGGATTGGATGAAGTCACTTTCCTACACGGTCGATGGACTGATGGCTCCCTAG
- the LOC106376782 gene encoding equilibrative nucleotide transporter 7 gives MSNSEEIPSRLEGKNIARVVCCILGLGSLVAWNAMLTITDYYYQVFPKYHPSRVLTIVYQLVANVFISTLAYKEAKLNTRFRNILGYSIYTAGTFCLIILDLASHGSGSVGAYVVLCLIVALFGLADAFVQGGMVGDLSFMCPEFIQAFMGGLGIAGALTSCLRLITKAIFDKSSDGLRKGALLFIGIATLIELGCLILYVTLFAKLPIVKYYRSKAGKEGAKSVAADLAAAGLQEQAQQVQQMDETKIIRLTKRQLLRQNIDHGMNLFMIYVVTLSIFPGFLYENTGEHRLGDWYAPVLIAMYNGWDSIARFIPSIKTLAMESRKWITGCVIARFLLVPAFYFTAKYADQGWMIFLTSFLGLSNGYLTVCIFSIAPKGYNGPESNALGNLLCVFLLGGIFAGVCLGWLWLIGNSSF, from the exons ATGAGTAATTCAGAGGAAATCCCAAGCAGGCTTGAG GGCAAGAATATAGCACGAGTTGTGTGTTGCATTCTAGGATTAGGTTCTCTCGTGGCATGGAATGCAATGCTGACCATCACCGATTACTATTATCAAGTTTTCCCG AAATATCATCCTTCGCGGGTGCTTACCATAGTTTACCAATTGGTTGCCAATGTGTTTATATCAACACTTGCTTATAAAGAAGCCAAGCTCAATACTCGATTTCGTAACATTTTGGGGTACAGCATTTATACTGCTGGCACATTTTGTCTGATCATT TTGGATCTTGCTTCGCATGGCAGTGGAAGTGTAGGAGCATATGTCGTGTTGTGTTTGATTGTTGCTCTTTTCGGATTGGCTGATGCTTTTGTACAAGGTGGAATGGTTGGAGATCTGTCTTTCATGTGCCCCGAGTTCATACAG gCATTCATGGGAGGCTTAGGCATAGCCGGGGCACTAACCTCCTGTTTAAGGCTTATTACGAAAGCAATCTTTGACAAGTCTTCTGATGGTCTCCGAAAAGGCGCTT TGTTGTTCATAGGAATAGCAACATTGATCGAGTTAGGATGTCTCATTCTATATGTGACTCTCTTCGCTAAGCTTCCTATCGTAAAATACTACCGTTCCAAAGCAGGGAAAGAAGGCGCTAAATCCGTAGCAGCAGATCTAGCTGCGGCCGGCCTCCAAGAGCAAGCTCAACAG GTTCAACAAATGGACGAGACCAAGATCATAAGACTAACGAAGAGGCAATTGCTACGGCAAAACATTGATCATGGGATGAATCTATTCATGATTTACGTTGTTACGCTATCGATTTTCCCTGGTTTTCTTTATGAGAACACAGGAGAACACCGGTTGGGCGATTG GTATGCACCAGTCCTAATAGCCATGTACAACGGATGGGATTCAATCGCCAGGTTCATCCCCTCAATCAAAACTTTAGCAATGGAATCTAGGAAATGGATCACGGGCTGCGTTATTGCGCGTTTCTTGCTCGTTCCAGCGTTTTACTTTACAGCTAAATACGCAGATCAGGGATGGATGATTTTCCTCACctctttcttgggattgagtaACGGTTATTTAACAGTCTGCATCTTCAGCATTGCACCAAAGGGTTACAAT GGACCCGAGTCGAATGCATTAGGGAACTTGTTGTGCGTGTTTCTATTGGGAGGTATCTTCGCTGGTGTTTGTTTGGGTTGGCTTTGGCTCATTGGTAACAGCTCGTTCTAA